One segment of Synechococcus sp. A15-24 DNA contains the following:
- a CDS encoding glycosyltransferase family 2 protein, with amino-acid sequence MGSEQLWVVAACFNEEVVIIRFIERVLALPQVSRLLLIDDGSSDATVAVTRAWQQSHPDQGLTLLELTRNFGKEAAMLAGLDFADGRCSAAVLIDSDLQHPPERIPAMVKAWQDGAEVVTAVRDDRDAEGLMKVATASWFYRVFNRLVDSIQLQEGAGDFRLLSAPVIEAVIQMREATRFSKGLMPWTGYRSVEIPYSRVARAGGATSWSSLKLWRYALDGIFSFSVKPLKVWGGIGLLISLLSFLYAALIVLRTVVFGVDLPGYASLIVAILFLGGIQLIGIGVLGEYIGRIYIDVKRRPHYFIRAVHES; translated from the coding sequence ATGGGCAGCGAGCAGCTCTGGGTGGTAGCGGCTTGTTTCAACGAGGAGGTGGTGATCATCCGGTTCATCGAACGCGTCCTGGCCTTGCCTCAGGTGAGCCGGTTGTTGTTAATCGACGACGGCTCCTCCGACGCAACGGTTGCGGTGACTCGCGCTTGGCAGCAGTCCCATCCTGATCAGGGGCTGACGCTGTTGGAACTCACCCGCAACTTCGGCAAGGAGGCCGCCATGCTCGCGGGCCTGGATTTTGCCGATGGCCGATGCAGCGCAGCCGTGTTGATCGACTCGGATCTGCAGCATCCGCCCGAACGCATCCCGGCGATGGTGAAGGCCTGGCAAGACGGTGCTGAGGTGGTCACGGCTGTCCGCGATGACCGCGACGCTGAAGGCCTGATGAAAGTGGCCACCGCCTCTTGGTTCTACCGGGTGTTCAATCGCCTGGTGGATTCGATCCAGTTGCAGGAAGGAGCCGGCGATTTTCGGTTGCTCAGTGCTCCGGTGATTGAGGCAGTCATTCAGATGCGCGAGGCCACGCGTTTCTCCAAAGGGCTGATGCCATGGACGGGCTACCGCAGTGTCGAAATTCCTTACAGCCGCGTCGCGCGGGCTGGAGGTGCAACCTCCTGGAGCTCTCTCAAACTGTGGCGTTACGCCCTTGACGGAATCTTTTCGTTCTCAGTGAAGCCCCTCAAGGTGTGGGGGGGGATCGGCCTGCTGATATCCCTGCTCAGCTTTCTCTACGCAGCACTGATTGTGCTGCGAACCGTGGTCTTCGGTGTGGATCTGCCGGGCTATGCCTCGTTGATCGTGGCGATCCTCTTTCTCGGTGGAATCCAGCTGATTGGCATCGGTGTTCTTGGCGAGTACATCGGCCGGATTTATATCGATGTCAAGCGCCGGCCCCACTACTTCATCCGCGCGGTGCACGAGTCCTGA
- a CDS encoding ChbG/HpnK family deacetylase: MNLPAALNRLVRYGAIGLIAAVIHAAVLLSLGSWLPLSLANPIGFLTASIAGYLGHALVTFREETGGRRFARRWLLLQYAVNISVCSLLPLLNAPTVVLVFTPTALNALIWNRAARGALHQRQRLGRPAIHADDLGLAPGVNTAILDLATAGRLTSASLLVDGATAESAAEAWRCLPKAHPLVLHLCLTEGPQPQHCPDLPAGFGALLLSSLLPPKRRALRTQVVQSIQAQIHRFQQLTGQHQIQLDGHQHIHLVPLVLDVVLGQPEIVWVRTTAEPLPQGLPLELWIKALRDGGLLKWLVLQPLTWLARRKLKAAGIRTNQRFAGVLFTGKMAGAALDAAERSLGDGDLLLAHPAAAVNPDQLEQHQFHRSAAFFSSPWRQHEWKALRTRAPRG; this comes from the coding sequence ATGAACCTGCCGGCGGCCTTGAACCGACTGGTGCGCTACGGCGCCATCGGCCTCATCGCCGCCGTCATTCATGCAGCCGTGCTGCTGAGCCTCGGGTCTTGGCTCCCCCTCAGCCTGGCCAACCCGATCGGCTTTCTCACCGCCTCCATTGCGGGATATCTGGGTCATGCCCTGGTGACCTTCCGGGAGGAGACCGGAGGGCGACGCTTCGCTCGGCGTTGGTTGTTGCTGCAGTACGCCGTGAACATCAGCGTCTGCTCGCTGCTCCCACTGCTGAATGCTCCAACCGTGGTGCTGGTGTTCACGCCCACTGCGCTCAACGCGCTGATCTGGAATCGCGCAGCCCGCGGGGCTCTGCATCAACGTCAACGCCTTGGACGCCCTGCCATCCACGCCGATGATCTTGGCCTCGCACCTGGGGTCAACACCGCCATCCTTGATCTGGCGACAGCAGGGCGTCTCACCAGCGCCAGCCTGCTGGTGGATGGAGCAACGGCTGAATCAGCCGCCGAGGCCTGGCGATGCTTACCCAAGGCCCATCCACTTGTTCTGCATCTCTGCCTGACGGAAGGGCCCCAACCACAGCACTGTCCTGATCTACCGGCAGGTTTTGGCGCGCTGCTGCTGAGTTCTCTGCTGCCGCCGAAACGTCGTGCGTTGCGGACTCAGGTCGTCCAATCGATCCAGGCGCAGATCCATCGTTTTCAGCAGCTCACGGGTCAGCACCAGATCCAGCTCGACGGACATCAGCACATTCATCTCGTGCCACTGGTGCTGGATGTTGTGCTGGGACAACCGGAGATCGTCTGGGTGCGCACTACTGCAGAGCCGCTGCCGCAGGGCCTTCCCCTCGAGCTGTGGATCAAAGCGCTCAGGGATGGCGGATTGCTCAAGTGGCTGGTGCTGCAACCGCTCACGTGGCTGGCGCGGAGAAAACTCAAGGCAGCTGGCATCCGCACCAATCAGCGCTTTGCCGGTGTGCTGTTCACCGGAAAGATGGCGGGTGCCGCCCTTGATGCTGCTGAACGTTCCTTGGGTGATGGCGACCTACTGCTGGCCCATCCTGCGGCCGCTGTAAACCCAGATCAGCTTGAGCAACATCAGTTTCATCGCTCAGCCGCATTTTTCAGTTCACCTTGGCGGCAACACGAATGGAAGGCCCTCAGGACTCGTGCACCGCGCGGATGA
- a CDS encoding 5'-methylthioadenosine/adenosylhomocysteine nucleosidase, protein MTPPLHIGLLSAMPEEIGSDLSHLRQLSSTDHGDLTLHQGVWGDGVRLTLAWSGWGKVCAARAATRLMAAAPDLDLLLFTGVAGAAETALQQWDVVLADAVIQHDMNASPLFPRFTLPPLNRDRLQPDPDWLAWASRSLNAAQETGELKGFGAIRPGLIATGDQFIGDAAVLQELKAALPDLQAVEMEGGAVAQVAEQEGVPWLVLRVISDGADEAAAQSFSDFVQVYDQRAWSLIEALLKRLSTR, encoded by the coding sequence ATGACACCCCCGCTGCACATCGGCCTGCTTAGCGCCATGCCAGAGGAGATCGGCTCGGATCTGAGTCATCTCAGGCAGCTCAGCAGCACTGACCATGGCGACCTAACGCTGCACCAGGGCGTCTGGGGCGATGGGGTCCGACTCACCCTGGCCTGGAGTGGGTGGGGGAAGGTGTGCGCAGCCAGGGCTGCAACCCGTCTGATGGCGGCGGCTCCAGACCTGGATCTGCTGCTCTTCACCGGGGTGGCCGGTGCAGCCGAAACCGCACTGCAGCAATGGGACGTGGTGCTGGCGGATGCCGTGATTCAGCACGACATGAATGCCAGCCCCCTGTTTCCCCGCTTCACCCTGCCGCCGCTGAACCGCGATCGTCTGCAGCCCGATCCGGACTGGCTGGCCTGGGCCAGCCGCTCCCTGAACGCTGCCCAGGAAACCGGCGAGCTAAAGGGCTTTGGAGCCATACGCCCGGGACTGATTGCCACTGGTGATCAGTTCATTGGTGATGCCGCAGTACTGCAGGAGCTCAAAGCGGCCTTGCCGGATCTGCAGGCGGTGGAAATGGAAGGGGGTGCCGTGGCTCAGGTGGCGGAGCAGGAAGGGGTGCCCTGGCTGGTGCTGCGGGTGATCTCCGACGGTGCCGATGAGGCAGCCGCTCAGAGCTTCAGCGACTTCGTGCAGGTCTATGACCAACGGGCCTGGAGCCTGATCGAAGCGCTGCTCAAGCGGTTGTCGACGCGATGA
- a CDS encoding heme oxygenase (biliverdin-producing) — protein MSVALAAQLREGTKKSHTMAENTGFVSCFLKGVVDKASYRKLVADLYFVYTAMEEEISKLGDHPVVGPVGMQELNRREALEQDLVYYFGAGWKDQIQPSPSAAAYVERIHAVAQESPELLVGHHYTRYLGDLSGGQILKNIAQKAMNMDGDDGLHFYVFNDISDEKAFKTTYRSTMDELPIDQAMADRIVEEANHAFHLNMNMFKELEGNLVAAIGKVLFGFLTRRQRAGSTEAAAA, from the coding sequence ATGTCTGTCGCTCTGGCTGCCCAGCTCCGGGAAGGCACCAAGAAATCCCACACGATGGCCGAAAACACCGGCTTCGTTAGTTGCTTCCTAAAGGGAGTGGTGGACAAGGCCAGCTACCGCAAGCTGGTGGCTGATCTCTACTTCGTGTACACCGCAATGGAAGAGGAGATCTCAAAGCTGGGCGATCACCCCGTGGTCGGTCCGGTGGGCATGCAGGAGCTCAACCGACGTGAGGCCCTGGAGCAGGATCTCGTCTATTACTTCGGTGCTGGCTGGAAGGATCAGATTCAACCGTCTCCCTCAGCAGCGGCTTATGTGGAGCGGATCCATGCCGTGGCTCAGGAGTCACCGGAGTTGCTGGTGGGTCACCACTACACCCGCTACCTCGGCGACCTCTCCGGTGGCCAGATCCTCAAGAACATTGCCCAGAAGGCGATGAACATGGATGGAGATGATGGCCTCCACTTCTATGTCTTCAACGACATCTCCGACGAGAAGGCTTTCAAGACCACCTATCGCTCCACGATGGATGAGCTGCCCATCGATCAGGCGATGGCCGATCGGATCGTGGAAGAAGCCAATCACGCCTTCCACCTGAACATGAACATGTTCAAGGAACTGGAGGGCAACCTGGTGGCTGCCATCGGCAAGGTGCTGTTCGGCTTCCTGACCCGTCGCCAGCGCGCCGGCAGCACGGAGGCTGCGGCAGCCTGA
- a CDS encoding glycosyltransferase encodes MPTTLIRILVPGTSKRFRCGGLSVELQTARLLSSLCATELVTYRERHQDHPCLDDLLTVEPSRPEVLWIVSWGFDVPALVRRLRSHRVAYHAHSSGYGFTLPPGVPVLAVSRNTLGYWGDRCPRNPLLLVPNAIEPGWLERGARGSAERRPIDVLVQARKSSRYVLDQLVPALRQQGLRVEVQSGWVDDLVDLFNRSCVYLYDSAEYWRGRGVTEGFGLPPLEAMACGCVVFGSLNHALADHGDPGRMVHQIGCGRLLFDVRRIQHAVRDPAGWRPPAAALNAVLEGSSEASLLQRWTVALDQLDALDLAEGPLLSSPPTWQLRLQQLCQRLQRVVDRLPGWPSTR; translated from the coding sequence GTGCCCACCACGCTCATTCGCATCCTCGTCCCCGGCACCAGCAAACGGTTCCGTTGCGGTGGTCTGAGTGTGGAGCTGCAGACGGCTCGACTGTTGTCGAGCCTCTGTGCAACGGAGCTGGTGACCTACCGGGAGCGGCATCAGGATCATCCATGTCTGGATGATCTACTCACCGTTGAGCCTTCTCGGCCGGAGGTGCTCTGGATCGTCAGCTGGGGATTTGATGTTCCGGCATTGGTCCGTCGGTTACGGAGCCATCGCGTGGCTTATCACGCCCACAGCAGTGGGTATGGCTTCACGCTTCCCCCTGGGGTGCCGGTGCTGGCGGTGAGTCGGAACACCCTGGGCTACTGGGGTGATCGTTGCCCCCGCAACCCTTTGTTGCTGGTGCCCAATGCCATCGAGCCCGGTTGGCTGGAACGAGGCGCCCGGGGTAGTGCGGAGCGCCGTCCAATCGATGTGTTGGTGCAGGCCCGCAAGAGCAGTCGGTACGTGTTGGATCAGCTGGTCCCTGCCTTGCGGCAGCAAGGGCTCAGGGTGGAGGTTCAAAGCGGCTGGGTCGATGACCTCGTTGATCTGTTCAACCGCTCCTGCGTTTATCTCTACGACTCAGCCGAGTACTGGCGTGGACGCGGCGTTACGGAGGGCTTTGGCTTACCACCGCTGGAGGCCATGGCCTGCGGTTGTGTGGTCTTCGGCAGCCTGAATCACGCTCTGGCCGACCACGGTGATCCTGGTCGGATGGTCCATCAGATCGGCTGCGGGCGCTTGCTCTTTGATGTGCGCCGGATCCAGCACGCCGTCCGCGATCCAGCTGGGTGGAGACCACCGGCAGCAGCTCTGAATGCTGTGCTGGAGGGGAGCTCAGAGGCGTCCCTGCTGCAGCGTTGGACGGTGGCGCTGGATCAGCTGGATGCCCTGGACCTGGCTGAAGGTCCGCTGCTCAGCAGCCCACCCACCTGGCAACTGAGGCTGCAGCAGCTCTGCCAACGGCTGCAGCGAGTGGTCGATCGGTTGCCCGGCTGGCCTTCCACCCGCTGA
- a CDS encoding ABC transporter ATP-binding protein has translation MPLRSQTWRDLRRLLKELPPSRLRFLVVVLVASFLQGLMDILLVGLLARLVGLMAGVKLADQIPGIHVFGGGMLDQAGWLLGLLVVAFWLTSGLRFGVAFLQSMLSAEIWNDLVNKVYRNLMLQDYEFFTHHRTANLSESFNRILNKVSTTVVSPMITIAGNALSVLVLLSGVVLVLGTPALLMFGLMLGSYALASKLIIPYLRFATKQRVRYSRRIHLLLMESLRSMRDVQLYSAERFFINRFASDGVVAKRYDRLTKLLPDVPRYVIEPAGITILFLVGLGPSVLSGDAVSVREAIPTLAAVLGTLLRISGPLQNTFRNINKLRGGLPEIQDALELLDLRPKRLNTSAPGVPTPSGVMPRQFIQLRDVSFSYSGSEESVLSNVDLTIPVGSRIALVGRTGSGKTTLAHLLLGLFRPSSGDLTLDGLPLNEEELPAWQGNCALVPQDIRLLDASIRDNVAFGCDPEEIEDDQVWAALEAAQFEDVVSAMPYGLFTMIGENGIKLSGGQRQRLSLARAFYRDAKVLVLDEATSALDNKTEHDVMQALDLVGRRCTTIVIAHRLSTVRKCDRIYEIEDGRIKASGDFDTLCGLSDSFREMTRFETA, from the coding sequence ATGCCCTTGCGAAGCCAGACCTGGAGAGATCTGCGGCGCCTGCTGAAGGAGTTGCCACCCAGCCGGCTTCGTTTTCTTGTGGTGGTGCTGGTGGCCTCTTTCCTGCAGGGCCTGATGGACATCCTGCTTGTGGGTCTGTTGGCGCGGCTGGTGGGCTTGATGGCCGGCGTGAAACTGGCGGATCAGATCCCCGGCATCCACGTCTTTGGTGGGGGCATGCTCGATCAGGCCGGCTGGTTGCTGGGGTTGTTGGTCGTGGCGTTCTGGCTCACCTCCGGCCTGCGCTTTGGTGTGGCATTTCTGCAGAGCATGCTCAGCGCCGAGATCTGGAATGACCTGGTCAATAAGGTCTACCGGAATCTGATGCTGCAGGACTATGAGTTCTTCACGCATCACCGCACCGCCAATCTTTCCGAGAGCTTCAACCGGATCCTGAACAAGGTTTCCACGACCGTGGTCAGTCCAATGATCACGATTGCGGGCAATGCCCTTTCGGTGCTGGTGCTGCTGAGCGGTGTGGTGCTGGTTCTGGGCACCCCGGCTCTGCTGATGTTCGGTTTGATGCTTGGTTCCTATGCCTTGGCATCGAAGCTGATCATTCCCTATCTGCGCTTCGCCACCAAGCAGCGGGTGCGCTACTCCAGACGGATCCATTTGCTGCTGATGGAATCACTGCGATCGATGCGAGATGTGCAGCTCTATTCCGCCGAGCGATTCTTCATCAATCGCTTCGCCAGCGATGGCGTTGTGGCCAAGCGCTACGACCGGTTGACCAAATTGCTGCCGGATGTGCCTCGCTATGTGATCGAGCCAGCTGGAATCACGATTCTGTTTCTCGTGGGCCTCGGACCCTCCGTTCTCAGTGGGGATGCCGTCAGCGTGCGGGAGGCCATTCCCACCCTGGCAGCGGTGCTCGGTACCTTGCTGCGCATCTCCGGACCCCTGCAGAACACCTTCCGCAATATCAACAAACTTCGCGGCGGTTTGCCTGAAATTCAGGATGCACTGGAGTTGCTGGACCTTCGCCCCAAGCGCCTGAACACCAGCGCACCGGGGGTCCCCACGCCCAGTGGTGTGATGCCACGGCAGTTCATTCAGCTGCGTGATGTGAGCTTCAGCTACTCCGGCAGCGAGGAATCTGTGCTGTCGAACGTTGATCTCACCATTCCCGTTGGATCACGCATCGCCCTGGTCGGTCGCACGGGCAGCGGCAAAACCACCCTGGCCCATCTGCTGCTTGGTCTGTTCCGCCCCAGCAGTGGTGATCTCACCCTGGACGGTCTTCCCCTGAATGAGGAAGAGTTGCCGGCCTGGCAGGGCAACTGCGCCCTGGTGCCCCAGGACATCCGACTGCTGGATGCCAGCATCCGCGACAACGTCGCCTTCGGCTGTGATCCGGAGGAGATTGAGGACGATCAGGTCTGGGCAGCACTGGAAGCAGCTCAATTCGAAGATGTCGTCAGCGCTATGCCGTATGGGCTTTTCACCATGATCGGTGAAAACGGGATCAAGCTGTCTGGCGGACAGCGTCAGCGGTTGTCTCTAGCCCGTGCCTTCTACCGCGATGCCAAGGTGCTGGTGCTGGATGAAGCCACCAGTGCTCTCGATAACAAGACCGAGCACGACGTAATGCAGGCCCTGGATCTGGTGGGACGTCGCTGCACCACGATTGTGATCGCCCATCGCCTGTCCACCGTGCGCAAGTGCGATCGCATCTATGAGATCGAAGACGGGCGGATCAAAGCGTCTGGTGATTTCGACACCCTCTGCGGCCTGTCGGACAGCTTCCGTGAGATGACCCGGTTCGAAACCGCCTGA
- a CDS encoding glycosyltransferase, which translates to MADVIVLATADWDHPLWTNKQHTAVSLAALGHRVLYVESLGLRPPRKGAADLPRMLKRLRRVLRWPRRVQNGVWVWSPLVLPGASHPLAQRLNRLLVRRGLDLARRWLRFRSPMLWTYNPLTLEVLSLSSFAGSIYHCVDRIQAQPEMPADRIERAEQQLCQAVNVVFTTAPELQASLAPLNPHTHFFGNVADFDHFARAWRDPGPCPDPLKKLPSPRLLFTGAIDAYKLDLPSLTRLAQRRPDWTFVLVGPVGEADPSTDVRALQACSNIHLPGPRPYDELPDWLAHSDVALLPLRLNSYTRNMFPMKFFEYLGAGRPVVATAIPSLQSFGEAAQLVEPSEGAFETAISQCLEDHGPSLETRLSLAQRHTYVSRSRGMVAVLEQLGLIDQPWSGGSASRSVQKMLQRGDVDAAIGLIRLQWQQNADVSALHQLLFRRGARPPSASLQVALFEALAKDASLPMPERSYSQIALTYRVLKDRRVHLLQCCRLELEPLIAQLEQDPGTLVCQRPNRRNRAKLLISASTALMLVLAMQADRSALLQLSQRIGIWLDRLNLAAIQADAAFRMTRNLCRCLLVEAVAQPTQQARLRLQRLIDFTGQERFVGHPAQEDHRGIASASLADLEEASAAGCDRLCALISDEPRDLGVTAADLLTLLRDDGRTA; encoded by the coding sequence ATGGCCGATGTCATCGTCCTGGCCACCGCCGACTGGGACCATCCCCTCTGGACCAACAAGCAGCACACCGCCGTCAGCCTTGCTGCCCTTGGCCACCGGGTTCTCTACGTGGAATCCCTGGGGCTGCGTCCACCGCGCAAGGGGGCCGCGGATCTGCCGCGGATGCTCAAGCGCCTGCGTCGGGTGTTGCGCTGGCCGCGGCGCGTGCAAAACGGTGTCTGGGTCTGGTCTCCTCTGGTGCTGCCTGGAGCCTCTCATCCCCTGGCGCAGCGGCTCAACCGATTGCTGGTGCGCAGAGGGCTTGATCTCGCTCGGCGCTGGCTGAGGTTCCGTTCACCAATGCTGTGGACCTACAACCCGCTGACCCTTGAGGTCCTGTCGCTCTCGTCCTTTGCGGGTTCGATTTATCACTGCGTCGATCGCATCCAGGCTCAGCCTGAAATGCCGGCGGACCGCATCGAACGGGCGGAACAGCAGCTCTGTCAGGCCGTCAATGTCGTGTTCACGACGGCGCCGGAATTGCAGGCGTCTTTGGCACCGCTCAATCCCCACACCCATTTTTTTGGCAATGTGGCGGATTTCGACCACTTCGCCCGTGCATGGCGGGACCCGGGTCCTTGCCCTGACCCGCTGAAGAAATTGCCGTCACCCAGGCTGTTGTTCACCGGCGCCATCGATGCCTACAAGCTCGATCTGCCGTCGCTGACCCGACTGGCCCAGCGACGGCCCGACTGGACGTTTGTGCTCGTAGGGCCGGTGGGTGAGGCGGATCCCAGTACCGATGTGAGGGCCCTGCAGGCCTGCTCCAACATTCATCTGCCGGGCCCCCGCCCCTACGACGAGCTGCCGGATTGGTTGGCCCACAGCGACGTGGCGCTGCTGCCACTACGCCTCAATAGCTACACCCGCAACATGTTCCCGATGAAATTTTTCGAGTACTTGGGGGCGGGGCGGCCCGTGGTGGCCACAGCGATTCCTTCATTGCAGTCCTTCGGGGAAGCTGCCCAGCTGGTGGAACCCTCCGAGGGAGCGTTTGAAACCGCCATCAGCCAGTGCCTGGAGGACCATGGTCCTTCCCTTGAAACACGCCTTTCCCTGGCGCAGCGTCACACCTATGTGTCCCGATCGCGCGGGATGGTTGCCGTGCTGGAGCAGCTGGGGTTGATCGATCAGCCCTGGTCTGGCGGATCTGCGTCGAGGAGCGTTCAAAAGATGCTGCAGCGCGGTGATGTGGATGCCGCCATCGGACTGATCCGCCTCCAGTGGCAACAGAACGCCGACGTGTCCGCCTTGCATCAGTTGCTGTTTCGTCGTGGTGCCCGGCCGCCCTCTGCTTCGCTGCAGGTCGCGTTGTTTGAGGCGCTGGCGAAGGACGCGTCCCTGCCGATGCCGGAGCGTTCCTACAGCCAGATCGCTCTGACGTATCGCGTCCTCAAGGATCGTCGGGTCCACCTGTTGCAGTGCTGTCGGCTCGAGCTTGAGCCGTTGATCGCCCAGCTGGAGCAGGACCCTGGCACGTTGGTGTGTCAGCGCCCCAATCGACGTAACCGCGCCAAGTTGCTGATCTCTGCTTCGACGGCTCTCATGCTGGTTCTGGCCATGCAGGCAGATCGGAGTGCCCTGCTGCAGCTCAGCCAACGGATCGGCATTTGGTTGGATCGTCTCAACCTCGCAGCGATTCAGGCGGATGCTGCCTTCCGGATGACCCGCAATCTCTGCCGCTGCCTGCTGGTGGAGGCGGTGGCGCAGCCAACCCAGCAGGCGCGGCTGCGACTGCAGCGTCTTATTGACTTCACCGGGCAGGAACGCTTTGTGGGTCATCCGGCGCAGGAGGATCACCGGGGCATCGCGAGCGCTTCCCTGGCCGATCTTGAGGAGGCATCGGCCGCTGGCTGCGATCGTCTCTGTGCCCTGATCAGTGATGAGCCACGGGATCTTGGTGTCACGGCTGCTGATCTGCTGACGCTGCTGCGGGACGATGGCCGTACCGCCTGA
- a CDS encoding glycosyltransferase: MAVPPEPLMRRVVLYVDSLKIGGAERATLTFARWLRQNGWTPIVLTRQSCTFDFYPIPAGVERAVEPPDPRWLRLLGRWGLPWRVRRLRHWLRQQQVSLAIGMTTKPAVKLLLAAHPLRIPCAVSERNFPPLKPMALPWGVLRRFSYRWASLHIVQTRATGEWLKQQLSAEPQLLLPNPVQWPLPRFEPELDPDQWLTEVCVASDAPVLLAAGTKAHQKGFDLLVQAFADLIPRHPNLQLVILGLTQETYHDSDQQKALRRLLRRDPEAQAQLHFPGRVGNMADWYRRCTLFVLPSRYEGFPNVLLEAMAEGCCCLAADCPHGPADLLRHNTDGLLLPRQATATRWSEAIDRLLLDPSQRQRLEGEAATVRERFSDRALEAQLMQALGQLD; the protein is encoded by the coding sequence ATGGCCGTACCGCCTGAACCGTTGATGCGCCGTGTCGTTCTCTACGTCGATTCCCTCAAGATCGGCGGAGCGGAGCGGGCCACCCTGACCTTTGCCCGCTGGCTGCGGCAGAACGGCTGGACGCCAATCGTCTTGACACGCCAGTCATGCACCTTCGATTTCTATCCGATTCCCGCCGGGGTGGAGCGGGCGGTGGAGCCTCCCGATCCCCGGTGGCTGCGTCTGCTTGGCCGCTGGGGATTGCCCTGGCGGGTGCGTCGCTTGCGTCATTGGCTGCGCCAGCAGCAGGTGAGCCTGGCCATCGGCATGACCACCAAGCCGGCTGTGAAGTTGCTGTTGGCAGCCCATCCCCTGAGGATTCCATGTGCAGTGTCCGAGCGGAATTTCCCGCCGTTGAAACCGATGGCACTCCCCTGGGGGGTGCTGCGGCGGTTCAGTTACCGCTGGGCCTCGTTGCATATCGTGCAGACCCGGGCGACCGGAGAGTGGCTTAAGCAACAGTTGTCGGCAGAGCCGCAATTGCTGTTGCCCAACCCAGTGCAGTGGCCGCTGCCCCGGTTTGAACCCGAGCTTGATCCAGACCAGTGGCTGACTGAGGTTTGCGTCGCCTCGGACGCGCCGGTGTTGCTGGCAGCCGGCACCAAAGCCCACCAGAAGGGCTTCGATCTGCTGGTGCAGGCGTTTGCAGATCTGATTCCCCGTCATCCCAATCTTCAGCTCGTCATCCTTGGGCTGACCCAGGAGACTTATCACGACTCAGATCAGCAAAAGGCCCTGCGGCGACTGCTCAGGCGTGATCCCGAGGCACAGGCACAACTGCATTTCCCTGGTCGGGTGGGGAACATGGCGGATTGGTACCGACGCTGCACGTTGTTTGTGCTGCCCTCACGGTACGAAGGGTTCCCCAATGTGCTGCTGGAGGCGATGGCAGAGGGCTGCTGTTGTCTGGCGGCCGACTGCCCCCATGGTCCTGCTGATCTGCTGCGCCACAACACTGATGGATTGCTGCTGCCGCGGCAGGCCACGGCGACACGCTGGTCTGAAGCCATCGATCGGCTGTTGCTGGATCCCAGTCAGCGTCAACGGCTCGAGGGGGAAGCGGCGACGGTGCGTGAGCGCTTTTCCGACCGTGCCCTGGAAGCTCAGTTGATGCAGGCGCTGGGGCAGCTCGACTGA
- a CDS encoding glycosyltransferase encodes MAPSRRAASETFIRANLRGLPFRKTAVFGDERPIGRPLAFAHGLAVLLSKALTVLGLLRLASLPAACTTWLLLQRQRPDVMLVDFGFHAVRVMEAAAWSGVPLVVHFRGSDASSESKFQRLRDRYRRLFQLTDGVIVKSRPMQQALQSLGAESKSMVISPSGADPALFHGADPAAAPPRLLAVGRLVAKKGPLQTLQAFARLVARLDEPLRSRAELLIVGEGPLQDQLQEFVDDQQLSGQVQLRGLRSPQQIADLMRSARGFVQHSVVAPDGDSEGNPVAVMEAQLSGLPVVATRHAGIPEVVLDGDTGLLVEEKDVEAMAQAMGRLLLEPDLAARLGAAGRRRVANGFTVQHHWSAVSGVLERSAAARSPWTR; translated from the coding sequence ATGGCGCCTAGTCGGCGGGCTGCATCGGAGACCTTCATCCGGGCCAATCTCCGCGGGTTGCCCTTCCGCAAAACCGCTGTTTTCGGGGATGAACGACCAATCGGCCGTCCTCTGGCTTTTGCCCATGGTCTGGCGGTGCTCCTCAGCAAGGCACTCACGGTGCTGGGTCTGCTGCGTCTGGCCTCTCTGCCGGCAGCCTGCACCACCTGGCTTCTGCTGCAGCGGCAACGCCCGGATGTGATGTTGGTGGATTTCGGTTTCCACGCCGTGCGGGTGATGGAGGCCGCTGCCTGGAGTGGGGTGCCGCTTGTGGTTCACTTCCGCGGCTCGGATGCCTCATCTGAATCGAAGTTTCAGCGGCTTCGCGATCGGTACCGGCGGCTGTTTCAACTCACCGATGGCGTGATCGTGAAGAGTCGGCCGATGCAGCAAGCACTGCAATCCCTAGGCGCTGAGTCGAAGTCGATGGTGATCAGTCCCTCGGGGGCGGATCCAGCCTTGTTCCATGGAGCGGATCCGGCCGCGGCACCCCCTCGCCTGTTGGCGGTGGGCCGTCTTGTGGCCAAGAAGGGACCGCTGCAGACCCTCCAGGCCTTCGCGCGCCTGGTGGCCAGACTCGACGAGCCGTTGCGCAGTCGAGCTGAGCTGCTGATCGTGGGCGAGGGCCCCCTGCAGGATCAGCTGCAGGAGTTCGTGGATGACCAACAGCTGTCTGGACAGGTGCAGCTGCGCGGACTTCGCTCGCCTCAGCAGATCGCTGATCTGATGCGATCAGCCCGTGGTTTTGTGCAGCATTCCGTGGTGGCGCCCGATGGCGACAGTGAGGGCAACCCTGTTGCGGTGATGGAAGCGCAACTCTCTGGTCTTCCTGTGGTCGCCACACGCCATGCCGGGATCCCTGAAGTGGTGCTCGACGGCGACACCGGTTTGCTGGTGGAGGAAAAGGATGTGGAGGCCATGGCTCAGGCCATGGGCCGGCTTCTGCTGGAACCAGATCTCGCAGCGCGCCTTGGTGCAGCAGGACGGCGACGGGTGGCCAATGGCTTCACCGTTCAGCACCATTGGTCCGCGGTGAGCGGTGTGTTGGAGCGGAGCGCTGCGGCCCGATCCCCCTGGACGCGATGA